AAGAGCGCTAAGCGGATCAAATGTCCGTTTTCCAAAACGATCAGTTTCTACAGCCAAACGAAACGCTTACATGTCCTCGTTCGACTTCTCTTTGGCCGCACGTTTTTCTTCTTTCATTTTCGGCACGGTCACGTCGCGGCTCGCGGGTGAACCGTGAACGCCGAATTCTTCGGCAATCTCTTCTTTATGACGATCAAGCATCGCTTCAATGCCGGTAACGATCAGTTTGTTTTTTGCGCTCATCGCAAAGCCTCCATTTCGTGTCGTTTACGCATTAGCATAACCGATCGAGACGGATATTATTTTTTCGAAGCTGCGAAATCTTGCTCCAACCGATAGACAAAGGCGAATACTTCCGCCACCACTTGATACAAATCGGGCGGAATCGATTCGTTGATGTTCAACTCCGATAAAACCGCGACGAGCGAAGGATCTTCCTGAATCGGCACTTCATGCTGCTCGGCGAGCCGAATGATCCGTTCCGCTGCATCCCCCTCACCTTTTGCGGAAACATGAGGGGCTTCCCGTTTCTTTTCATCATAAGCCAGTGCGACCGCCCGTTTTCGCTCCGTTTCTTTTCTCATACGCGGTAATCGACCCCTTTTTGTTGGTTGAATTCGTTCGCTTGTCGTGGTTTTTCCGCTTTTCCCTCCGCTTGGATAAAGGAAGACAGCTGATAACCGGACGTTTCAAGATGCTCCCTCAAGGCCGGTAAGCAAGCTTCGATGAGGTCGCGCAAATCGTACGATTCATTGTACAGTTTCACGGAGACGATCCGTTTTTGAACGTTGACGTCAAGAGCTGTTTCATGTAAATGAGCCAAATTTAGGTAAAATAAAATGCGGCAATGGTCCGCGTCCCATTCCCCGTTTTTCCGTTTCTTCCCATGCCATTCGATGGTGATATCCGTAAAAGATTTGCCGTTGTAAAAAGGCAACTGAATGACCGATTGGTACGGAGCCGCCGCCTGCAACTGACTGCCGGTCACATGGTTTAGAAGCGTTTGCGCCGCTTGTTTCGTCTCGGCATTCGGCACCTGTTGAAGCACCTCCATCAGCATCGCTTTCAACGGCAATGCGCGCGGAGGACCGCTGGTTGCCGTACCGTCGGATGACGCTTGATGGGAGATAACGAAGCGAAGTAGTTCCTTGAAAAATTTCGGGCGGCGCGAGGCAGTCAAGTCTTCGGAAAGCTGCACCAATAACCGATTTGCCTCCGTTTTCACGTCGGGAATCGGGGACTGGCCGCTCATATGCGTGAGCATCGTTTTCACTGATTCTTCCACCGTCGATCGCGACCCGACGGCTTTCGCAACGGCTTGTTCGTAAGACAATCCAAGGGTGTCGATCGCTCTTTGCAACTGTGCCTTCATCTCCGTGCCTGAAGGCCGCATTTGCAAAAACAAATCGCCGATTTGCTTACGCACCGTTTTAGCCGCCGCGTCATCGATACCGCTTCCGCCGGCGGACAACAATGCAGCGAACAGGTTCAACGACTCAGACAGAGGTGTCTTTAAGGACGTGAGCAACCCGTCAAAAACGGTTTTCGAAAACGGCAGCTGTTGTTCGAACATCATTTGCAACGCACGAAACGCGGATTCAGTCGCACCGGCTTGTTTCAACCATCCGGCGCCGCTCTCTACGACAGAGCGAGAAAGCGGAAGGTCCGCTTCCAATATCATTTTCACGAGTAGTTGATGCGTTCGGTCATTCGGCAGACCCAGCTTTTCAAGCAATTGGCCAATCGTTGCTCCCATCGAAGCTTCGGCACGCGTCGGCAACACTTTCAACTCCGGTGTTCCGTTTGCATTTTTCACTTCCAGCCAATAGAAATTTCCGGCAACAAGCGGTGCATACACTTTTGCTCGAATGTGACGGCCGGCTAATTCGACGACCGCCAAGTTTTC
This sequence is a window from Bacillales bacterium. Protein-coding genes within it:
- a CDS encoding EscU/YscU/HrcU family type III secretion system export apparatus switch protein; protein product: MRKETERKRAVALAYDEKKREAPHVSAKGEGDAAERIIRLAEQHEVPIQEDPSLVAVLSELNINESIPPDLYQVVAEVFAFVYRLEQDFAASKK